In one Magallana gigas chromosome 7, xbMagGiga1.1, whole genome shotgun sequence genomic region, the following are encoded:
- the LOC105342660 gene encoding uncharacterized protein isoform X5 has product MQGHHRNLRYDLHLTSKFKMDNREKRPIFDLKKSNSLNSSISIKDPVTGRNVLDEILQDPAENYKEQLARHTRSAFKEQVLARLSEGSCFESTQQIEHIQDSKDVLPLSIVDPNTGKDVLFDDITSCEEKIHQRASIVDPSTGDDKWIDLFKNENIKKNAQELENKRKRNKFIEGVRQKMLHSRSDEEFQSWNDYVYQDNEEENSDASFSSDWGQYEYEYQSISSVSQRYTTFNDSIYQEEVDADTSYSSVYAFGKTNGYLSAFSQEYAGATKYDPVCNPLETYQLSWNQSYEDPSRYRTGKPCESYQQLLALHSNQSCDFDDDFNNQDDEYVSETSDYPSASDSEKHNDGNAVAVKDDSKSEHYEGMIDMRESGQFLENGDNCEDTKTQVTEITKESTLSNEIDKELPAQAVAEITNTSEPVLFNHQSCIIAGWKGSGKTTVLRLLESERWDDIFEDNCNGLNGKEKPNSMQKNSVSFVEISNSPLCKVFPIVLAPVTVGILVVDMTKTLKETMDSGSNTTGFSKLTYRDYTVSWLHIFQNVCTSKVNIILVGTHADEYSETDAIAYMDEILKLVDNNYLDKICLSKEMTFTISSQKAGKEECSFNKEKLKAFVQSQLLSYGHLRKPVPMRWISWFEVLVKTCQQENKVTRIDKLWMLNEKIPKENRLTSFDEMKDVLALFSDIGKIIFEGQYCNIAVLDIQYIVNVVSTIMSSQIRTGEITSSVLQDMLIQTCKPYCEESALYLEAIGLASKFPSSDVWYFPTLNAHKFPIEDFKNFKTSSVFCFKFNCHARLIFHMLVCMCLSINKWSVLLDGKMKCVYKNVIVFSVKSHNILIRTRGNKIQVQILWLHKINVDTVLISEIMKKIGSLLDTIKARKHANIKFETGFECGKEPLGKDEDTFISFEEANGSRVIQCPRCPVKESHPIDVQSITEFWMHGEQQNDFVQKKDSCSQKLDGTRFKKASLKTTDAKVSDFKSEISKRVGMIRHQENAIGTGFRVGKNKVMTCWHVIGPYITENTVRGCELDVKRLNPFNILFQFKDRNETCHPKNYFRFIPYIHFNDKELDVIVLELERHQFSEVEFPPPIRFFGEIDFDRELHLIGHPGGVQMKEDSQVYPMPRNEQTHQFILDLEAWSIMHCPNNENFYSPLHDACKVLLHTTFDRGSSGSPGINIDHEKAIVVLMLSGGVPTCFYDGTYTNIPHDKLVEYGVSISDIYNKMKLENPKLCNEIFDTCN; this is encoded by the exons ATGCAAGGTCACCATCGAAACCTTCGATATGACCTTCATCTTACTTCAAAA tttaaaatggACAACAGAGAGAAGAGGcctatttttgatttaaagaaatcaaattcgTTGAACTCAAGTATATCAATAAAGGATCCGGTAACTGGAAGAAATGTCTTAGATGAAATTTTACAAGATCCTGCTGAAAACTATAAG GAACAACTTGCTAGGCATACCCGCTCAGCTTTCAAGGAGCAAGTATTAGCAAGGTTGTCGGAAGGAAGCTGTTTTGAAAGTACACAACAG attgaaCACATTCAAGACTCTAAAGATGTTTTACCTTTAAGTATAGTCGATCCGAATACGGGAAAAGAT GTTTTGTTTGATGATATAACCAGCtgtgaagaaaaaatacatcaaaGGGCAAGCATTGTGGATCCTTCAACAGGAGATGACAAGTGGATTGACTTATTTAAGAAcgaaaatatcaagaaaaatgcaCAG GAGTTAGAAAACAAACGAAAAAGGAACAAATTTATAGAAGGAGTTAGGCAGAAGATGTTACACAGTCGTAGTGATGAAGAG TTTCAGTCTTGGAATGACTATGTGTACCAAGATAATGAAGAAGAAAACTCAGACGCTTCATTTTCAAGTGATTGGGGTCAATATGAATATGAATACCAAAGTATTTCGTCCGTCAGCCAAAGATACACG ACTTTTAATGACTCTATCTACCAAGAGGAGGTGGATGCAGACACATCGTATTCAAGTGTATATGCATTTGGAAAAACCAATGGTTATCTTTCAGCATTTAGCCAGGAATACGcg GGAGCTACAAAATATGATCCAGTTTGTAATCCTTTGGAGACTTACCAACTGTCATGGAATCAGTCTTAtg AAGACCCATCCCGCTACCGAACCGGAAAACCCTGTGAAAGTTATCAACAACTGTTGGCACTACACTCAAACCAATCTTGTGAT TTTGATGACGACTTTAATAACCAAGATGATGAGTATGTATCTGAGACATCTGATTATCCTAGTGCCTCAGACTCGGAAAAACATAATGATGGCAATGCTGTTGCAGTTAAAGACGACTCAAAG tCAGAGCATTATGAGGGAATGATAGATATGCGTGAATCAGGACAATTTCTTGAAAACGGAGATAATTGCGAGGACACGAAAACACAGGTTAcagaaataacaaaagaaagcaCATTGTCAAATGAAATTGATAAGGAGTTGCCAG CTCAAGCAGTGGCTGAAATTACCAATACAAGTGAACCCGTTTTATTCAATCATCAATCTTGTATCATCGCTGGTTGGAAGGGCTCAGGAAAAACAACAGTTCTGCGACTCCTTGAATCCGAAAGATGGGATGATATTTTTGAAGATAACTGTAATGGAT TAAATGGAAAAGAAAAACCAAATAGCATGCAGAAAAACAGCGTATCCTTCGTAGAGATATCAAACAGTCCTCTGTGCAAAGTTTTTCCAATTGTGTTAGCCCCTGTAACCGTTGGGATCTTGGTTGTTGATATGACCAAGACGCTTAAAGAAACAATGGATTCTGGAAGCAACACAACAGGATTTTCAAAACTGACTTACAGAG ATTATACCGTATCTTGGCTTCACATATTCCAAAATGTTTGTACATCAAAAGTGAACATCATTCTTGTTGGAACACACGCTGATGAATATTCAGAGACG GATGCAATCGCATATAtggatgaaattttaaaacttgtcGACAATAACTATTTAGACAAGATTTGTTTGTCGAAGGAGATGACATTTACCATATCCTCGCAAAAGGCAGGGAAGGAAGAATGCtcttttaataaagaaaaactgAAAGCATTTGTCCAAAGTCAATTGCTCAGTTATGGCCATCTTAGAAAACCGGTTCCAATGCGATggatttcgtggtttgaagtaCTTGTAAAAACGTGCCAACAAGAAAATAAAGTGACCAGGATTGACAAACTCTGGATGCTTAATGAAAAAATCCCCAAAGAAAACAGGTTGACATCTTTTGACGAAATGAAAGATGTTTTAGCACTGTTCAGTGATattggaaaaattatttttgaagggCAGTACTGCAATATCGCAGTATTGGATATTCAGTACATTGTGAACGTTGTTTCAACTATAATGTCAAGTCAAATCAGGACAGGAGAAATTACCTCTTCAGTTCTACAAGACATGTTAATACAAACTTGTAAACCTTACTGCGAGGAAAGTGCTTTATACTTGGAGGCGATTGGGTTAGCATCAAAATTTCCTTCTTCAGATGTTTGGTATTTTCCGACTTTAAACGCGCACAAATTCCCCATCgaagatttcaaaaatttcaaaacatcttcagtattttgtttcaaattcaaTTGTCATGCAAGACTAATATTTCACATGTTAGTTTGTATGTGTTTGAGTATAAACAAATGGAGTGTCCTACTTGATGGGAAAATGAAATGCGTTTACAAAAACGTTATTGTATTTTCGGTGAAAAGTCATAATATCCTTATCAGAACTCGTGGGAATAAAATTCAAGTTCAGATACTGTGGTTACATAAAATCAACGTGGATACTGTTTTAATCTCTGAGATAATGAAAAAGATTGGTTCTCTTCTCGATACCATTAAAGCGAGAAAGCATGCAAATATCAAATTCGAGACGGGGTTTGAATGCGGAAAGGAACCGTTAGGAAAAGACGAGGACACTTTCATATCTTTTGAGGAGGCTAATGGAAGTCGTGTTATCCAGTGCCCTCGGTGCCCTGTAAAAGAATCGCACCCAATTGATGTGCAAAGCATTACAGAATTTTGGATGCAC GGAGAACAACAGAATGACTTTGTCCAGAAAAAAGATTCTT GTTCCCAAAAACTAGATGGAACTCGCTTTAAAAAGGCATCTTTAAAGACCACTGATGCTAAAGTGTCAGATTTCAAATCTGAAATCTCTAAAAGGGTTGGAATGATAAGACACCAAGAAAATGCAATAGGTACTGGGTTTCGAGTGGGTAAAAACAAAGTGATGACATGTTGGCACGTAATTGGCCCCTACATTACAG aaaacacAGTACGCGGATGTGAACTTGACGTTAAACGACTAAATCCTTTCAACATATTATTTCAATTCAAAGATCGTAATGAAACATGCCATCCAAAAAACTATTTTAGATTCATTCCATATATACACTTTAATGACAAGGAGTTAGATGTAATCGTTTTGGAACTAGAAAGGCATCAGTTCTCAGAAGTTGAATTCCCTCCACCAATCCGATTTTTTGGTGAAATTGATTTTGATAGAGAACTTCATTTAATTGGACACCCAGGTGGTGTTCAGATGAAAGAAGACAGCCAGGTGTATCCTATGCCACGCAACGAGCAAACGCATCAGTTTATTTTGGATTTAGAGGCATGGAGTATAATGCATTGTCCtaacaatgaaaatttttattcgCCTCTTCATGATGCTTGCAAAGTTCTTCTTCACACAACATTTGACCGCGGTTCATCTGGCTCACCTGGGATCAATATAGACCACGAAAAAGCAATTGTAGTTTTGATGCTTTCTGGTGGTGTTCCTACCTGTTTTTATGATGGAACATACACCAACATACCGCATGATAAGCTAGTGGAATATGGAGTCTCTATTAGTGATATATATAATAAGATGAAACTTGAGAACCCAAAGCTTTGCAATgaaatttttgatacatgtaattga
- the LOC105342660 gene encoding uncharacterized protein isoform X7, whose translation MQGHHRNLRYDLHLTSKFKMDNREKRPIFDLKKSNSLNSSISIKDPVTGRNVLDEILQDPAENYKEQLARHTRSAFKEQVLARLSEGSCFESTQQIEHIQDSKDVLPLSIVDPNTGKDVLFDDITSCEEKIHQRASIVDPSTGDDKWIDLFKNENIKKNAQELENKRKRNKFIEGVRQKMLHSRSDEEFQSWNDYVYQDNEEENSDASFSSDWGQYEYEYQSISSVSQRYTDTETYTADQSQPWEEETYFEQTFNDSIYQEEVDADTSYSSVYAFGKTNGYLSAFSQEYAGATKYDPVCNPLETYQLSWNQSYEFDDDFNNQDDEYVSETSDYPSASDSEKHNDGNAVAVKDDSKSEHYEGMIDMRESGQFLENGDNCEDTKTQVTEITKESTLSNEIDKELPAQAVAEITNTSEPVLFNHQSCIIAGWKGSGKTTVLRLLESERWDDIFEDNCNGLNGKEKPNSMQKNSVSFVEISNSPLCKVFPIVLAPVTVGILVVDMTKTLKETMDSGSNTTGFSKLTYRDYTVSWLHIFQNVCTSKVNIILVGTHADEYSETDAIAYMDEILKLVDNNYLDKICLSKEMTFTISSQKAGKEECSFNKEKLKAFVQSQLLSYGHLRKPVPMRWISWFEVLVKTCQQENKVTRIDKLWMLNEKIPKENRLTSFDEMKDVLALFSDIGKIIFEGQYCNIAVLDIQYIVNVVSTIMSSQIRTGEITSSVLQDMLIQTCKPYCEESALYLEAIGLASKFPSSDVWYFPTLNAHKFPIEDFKNFKTSSVFCFKFNCHARLIFHMLVCMCLSINKWSVLLDGKMKCVYKNVIVFSVKSHNILIRTRGNKIQVQILWLHKINVDTVLISEIMKKIGSLLDTIKARKHANIKFETGFECGKEPLGKDEDTFISFEEANGSRVIQCPRCPVKESHPIDVQSITEFWMHGEQQNDFVQKKDSCSQKLDGTRFKKASLKTTDAKVSDFKSEISKRVGMIRHQENAIGTGFRVGKNKVMTCWHVIGPYITENTVRGCELDVKRLNPFNILFQFKDRNETCHPKNYFRFIPYIHFNDKELDVIVLELERHQFSEVEFPPPIRFFGEIDFDRELHLIGHPGGVQMKEDSQVYPMPRNEQTHQFILDLEAWSIMHCPNNENFYSPLHDACKVLLHTTFDRGSSGSPGINIDHEKAIVVLMLSGGVPTCFYDGTYTNIPHDKLVEYGVSISDIYNKMKLENPKLCNEIFDTCN comes from the exons ATGCAAGGTCACCATCGAAACCTTCGATATGACCTTCATCTTACTTCAAAA tttaaaatggACAACAGAGAGAAGAGGcctatttttgatttaaagaaatcaaattcgTTGAACTCAAGTATATCAATAAAGGATCCGGTAACTGGAAGAAATGTCTTAGATGAAATTTTACAAGATCCTGCTGAAAACTATAAG GAACAACTTGCTAGGCATACCCGCTCAGCTTTCAAGGAGCAAGTATTAGCAAGGTTGTCGGAAGGAAGCTGTTTTGAAAGTACACAACAG attgaaCACATTCAAGACTCTAAAGATGTTTTACCTTTAAGTATAGTCGATCCGAATACGGGAAAAGAT GTTTTGTTTGATGATATAACCAGCtgtgaagaaaaaatacatcaaaGGGCAAGCATTGTGGATCCTTCAACAGGAGATGACAAGTGGATTGACTTATTTAAGAAcgaaaatatcaagaaaaatgcaCAG GAGTTAGAAAACAAACGAAAAAGGAACAAATTTATAGAAGGAGTTAGGCAGAAGATGTTACACAGTCGTAGTGATGAAGAG TTTCAGTCTTGGAATGACTATGTGTACCAAGATAATGAAGAAGAAAACTCAGACGCTTCATTTTCAAGTGATTGGGGTCAATATGAATATGAATACCAAAGTATTTCGTCCGTCAGCCAAAGATACACG GATACAGAAACATACACAGCAGATCAGTCTCAACCATGGGAAGAAGAAACTTATTTCGAACAG ACTTTTAATGACTCTATCTACCAAGAGGAGGTGGATGCAGACACATCGTATTCAAGTGTATATGCATTTGGAAAAACCAATGGTTATCTTTCAGCATTTAGCCAGGAATACGcg GGAGCTACAAAATATGATCCAGTTTGTAATCCTTTGGAGACTTACCAACTGTCATGGAATCAGTCTTAtgaa TTTGATGACGACTTTAATAACCAAGATGATGAGTATGTATCTGAGACATCTGATTATCCTAGTGCCTCAGACTCGGAAAAACATAATGATGGCAATGCTGTTGCAGTTAAAGACGACTCAAAG tCAGAGCATTATGAGGGAATGATAGATATGCGTGAATCAGGACAATTTCTTGAAAACGGAGATAATTGCGAGGACACGAAAACACAGGTTAcagaaataacaaaagaaagcaCATTGTCAAATGAAATTGATAAGGAGTTGCCAG CTCAAGCAGTGGCTGAAATTACCAATACAAGTGAACCCGTTTTATTCAATCATCAATCTTGTATCATCGCTGGTTGGAAGGGCTCAGGAAAAACAACAGTTCTGCGACTCCTTGAATCCGAAAGATGGGATGATATTTTTGAAGATAACTGTAATGGAT TAAATGGAAAAGAAAAACCAAATAGCATGCAGAAAAACAGCGTATCCTTCGTAGAGATATCAAACAGTCCTCTGTGCAAAGTTTTTCCAATTGTGTTAGCCCCTGTAACCGTTGGGATCTTGGTTGTTGATATGACCAAGACGCTTAAAGAAACAATGGATTCTGGAAGCAACACAACAGGATTTTCAAAACTGACTTACAGAG ATTATACCGTATCTTGGCTTCACATATTCCAAAATGTTTGTACATCAAAAGTGAACATCATTCTTGTTGGAACACACGCTGATGAATATTCAGAGACG GATGCAATCGCATATAtggatgaaattttaaaacttgtcGACAATAACTATTTAGACAAGATTTGTTTGTCGAAGGAGATGACATTTACCATATCCTCGCAAAAGGCAGGGAAGGAAGAATGCtcttttaataaagaaaaactgAAAGCATTTGTCCAAAGTCAATTGCTCAGTTATGGCCATCTTAGAAAACCGGTTCCAATGCGATggatttcgtggtttgaagtaCTTGTAAAAACGTGCCAACAAGAAAATAAAGTGACCAGGATTGACAAACTCTGGATGCTTAATGAAAAAATCCCCAAAGAAAACAGGTTGACATCTTTTGACGAAATGAAAGATGTTTTAGCACTGTTCAGTGATattggaaaaattatttttgaagggCAGTACTGCAATATCGCAGTATTGGATATTCAGTACATTGTGAACGTTGTTTCAACTATAATGTCAAGTCAAATCAGGACAGGAGAAATTACCTCTTCAGTTCTACAAGACATGTTAATACAAACTTGTAAACCTTACTGCGAGGAAAGTGCTTTATACTTGGAGGCGATTGGGTTAGCATCAAAATTTCCTTCTTCAGATGTTTGGTATTTTCCGACTTTAAACGCGCACAAATTCCCCATCgaagatttcaaaaatttcaaaacatcttcagtattttgtttcaaattcaaTTGTCATGCAAGACTAATATTTCACATGTTAGTTTGTATGTGTTTGAGTATAAACAAATGGAGTGTCCTACTTGATGGGAAAATGAAATGCGTTTACAAAAACGTTATTGTATTTTCGGTGAAAAGTCATAATATCCTTATCAGAACTCGTGGGAATAAAATTCAAGTTCAGATACTGTGGTTACATAAAATCAACGTGGATACTGTTTTAATCTCTGAGATAATGAAAAAGATTGGTTCTCTTCTCGATACCATTAAAGCGAGAAAGCATGCAAATATCAAATTCGAGACGGGGTTTGAATGCGGAAAGGAACCGTTAGGAAAAGACGAGGACACTTTCATATCTTTTGAGGAGGCTAATGGAAGTCGTGTTATCCAGTGCCCTCGGTGCCCTGTAAAAGAATCGCACCCAATTGATGTGCAAAGCATTACAGAATTTTGGATGCAC GGAGAACAACAGAATGACTTTGTCCAGAAAAAAGATTCTT GTTCCCAAAAACTAGATGGAACTCGCTTTAAAAAGGCATCTTTAAAGACCACTGATGCTAAAGTGTCAGATTTCAAATCTGAAATCTCTAAAAGGGTTGGAATGATAAGACACCAAGAAAATGCAATAGGTACTGGGTTTCGAGTGGGTAAAAACAAAGTGATGACATGTTGGCACGTAATTGGCCCCTACATTACAG aaaacacAGTACGCGGATGTGAACTTGACGTTAAACGACTAAATCCTTTCAACATATTATTTCAATTCAAAGATCGTAATGAAACATGCCATCCAAAAAACTATTTTAGATTCATTCCATATATACACTTTAATGACAAGGAGTTAGATGTAATCGTTTTGGAACTAGAAAGGCATCAGTTCTCAGAAGTTGAATTCCCTCCACCAATCCGATTTTTTGGTGAAATTGATTTTGATAGAGAACTTCATTTAATTGGACACCCAGGTGGTGTTCAGATGAAAGAAGACAGCCAGGTGTATCCTATGCCACGCAACGAGCAAACGCATCAGTTTATTTTGGATTTAGAGGCATGGAGTATAATGCATTGTCCtaacaatgaaaatttttattcgCCTCTTCATGATGCTTGCAAAGTTCTTCTTCACACAACATTTGACCGCGGTTCATCTGGCTCACCTGGGATCAATATAGACCACGAAAAAGCAATTGTAGTTTTGATGCTTTCTGGTGGTGTTCCTACCTGTTTTTATGATGGAACATACACCAACATACCGCATGATAAGCTAGTGGAATATGGAGTCTCTATTAGTGATATATATAATAAGATGAAACTTGAGAACCCAAAGCTTTGCAATgaaatttttgatacatgtaattga
- the LOC105342660 gene encoding uncharacterized protein isoform X11 has translation MQGHHRNLRYDLHLTSKFKMDNREKRPIFDLKKSNSLNSSISIKDPVTGRNVLDEILQDPAENYKEQLARHTRSAFKEQVLARLSEGSCFESTQQIEHIQDSKDVLPLSIVDPNTGKDVLFDDITSCEEKIHQRASIVDPSTGDDKWIDLFKNENIKKNAQELENKRKRNKFIEGVRQKMLHSRSDEEFQSWNDYVYQDNEEENSDASFSSDWGQYEYEYQSISSVSQRYTDTETYTADQSQPWEEETYFEQTFNDSIYQEEVDADTSYSSVYAFGKTNGYLSAFSQEYAGATKYDPVCNPLETYQLSWNQSYEDPSRYRTGKPCESYQQLLALHSNQSCDFDDDFNNQDDEYVSETSDYPSASDSEKHNDGNAVAVKDDSKSEHYEGMIDMRESGQFLENGDNCEDTKTQVTEITKESTLSNEIDKELPAQAVAEITNTSEPVLFNHQSCIIAGWKGSGKTTVLRLLESERWDDIFEDNCNGLNGKEKPNSMQKNSVSFVEISNSPLCKVFPIVLAPVTVGILVVDMTKTLKETMDSGSNTTGFSKLTYRGVSSTVI, from the exons ATGCAAGGTCACCATCGAAACCTTCGATATGACCTTCATCTTACTTCAAAA tttaaaatggACAACAGAGAGAAGAGGcctatttttgatttaaagaaatcaaattcgTTGAACTCAAGTATATCAATAAAGGATCCGGTAACTGGAAGAAATGTCTTAGATGAAATTTTACAAGATCCTGCTGAAAACTATAAG GAACAACTTGCTAGGCATACCCGCTCAGCTTTCAAGGAGCAAGTATTAGCAAGGTTGTCGGAAGGAAGCTGTTTTGAAAGTACACAACAG attgaaCACATTCAAGACTCTAAAGATGTTTTACCTTTAAGTATAGTCGATCCGAATACGGGAAAAGAT GTTTTGTTTGATGATATAACCAGCtgtgaagaaaaaatacatcaaaGGGCAAGCATTGTGGATCCTTCAACAGGAGATGACAAGTGGATTGACTTATTTAAGAAcgaaaatatcaagaaaaatgcaCAG GAGTTAGAAAACAAACGAAAAAGGAACAAATTTATAGAAGGAGTTAGGCAGAAGATGTTACACAGTCGTAGTGATGAAGAG TTTCAGTCTTGGAATGACTATGTGTACCAAGATAATGAAGAAGAAAACTCAGACGCTTCATTTTCAAGTGATTGGGGTCAATATGAATATGAATACCAAAGTATTTCGTCCGTCAGCCAAAGATACACG GATACAGAAACATACACAGCAGATCAGTCTCAACCATGGGAAGAAGAAACTTATTTCGAACAG ACTTTTAATGACTCTATCTACCAAGAGGAGGTGGATGCAGACACATCGTATTCAAGTGTATATGCATTTGGAAAAACCAATGGTTATCTTTCAGCATTTAGCCAGGAATACGcg GGAGCTACAAAATATGATCCAGTTTGTAATCCTTTGGAGACTTACCAACTGTCATGGAATCAGTCTTAtg AAGACCCATCCCGCTACCGAACCGGAAAACCCTGTGAAAGTTATCAACAACTGTTGGCACTACACTCAAACCAATCTTGTGAT TTTGATGACGACTTTAATAACCAAGATGATGAGTATGTATCTGAGACATCTGATTATCCTAGTGCCTCAGACTCGGAAAAACATAATGATGGCAATGCTGTTGCAGTTAAAGACGACTCAAAG tCAGAGCATTATGAGGGAATGATAGATATGCGTGAATCAGGACAATTTCTTGAAAACGGAGATAATTGCGAGGACACGAAAACACAGGTTAcagaaataacaaaagaaagcaCATTGTCAAATGAAATTGATAAGGAGTTGCCAG CTCAAGCAGTGGCTGAAATTACCAATACAAGTGAACCCGTTTTATTCAATCATCAATCTTGTATCATCGCTGGTTGGAAGGGCTCAGGAAAAACAACAGTTCTGCGACTCCTTGAATCCGAAAGATGGGATGATATTTTTGAAGATAACTGTAATGGAT TAAATGGAAAAGAAAAACCAAATAGCATGCAGAAAAACAGCGTATCCTTCGTAGAGATATCAAACAGTCCTCTGTGCAAAGTTTTTCCAATTGTGTTAGCCCCTGTAACCGTTGGGATCTTGGTTGTTGATATGACCAAGACGCTTAAAGAAACAATGGATTCTGGAAGCAACACAACAGGATTTTCAAAACTGACTTACAGAG GGGTTTCAAGCACTGTAATATGA